From the Oceanobacillus kimchii X50 genome, the window ATCTACGTGACCCGCAACGATGTGCCCTTCAAATCGATCTGTTGCACGCATCGCCCTTTCCAAATTCACAGATGAACCAATACTCACATATTGAAGATTGGTAGATCGAAATGTTTCAGGCATGACATCAGCCATAAATGTATCCTCAGCTACTTTGGTGGCAGTCAGACACACTCCATTAACAGCCATGCTGTCGCCAACGTTGTAATGCAGCAATTGCGACTCTGTTGTATGAATAACAAGTTGAATTGTTTCTCGTCGTTTCTCCACGTTCGTTACTTGCCCAATTGTTTGAACAACTCCTGTAAACAAACCATCAGCTCCTTTTATTTAATTTAATATCAGAAATGAATGTGATCTCTTTGAAGGGGGAATAATACTGAAATAGAGAGTAAGCAACTAAATTAGTCTCACTCGTAGAACGATGTAAGGAAAAATGAATTACATAATCTCCATATAAATAGCCCCGCAATATGTAGATTGCGGGGCATAGCTAACTCTAATAAACGATATGTGTAAAAATACGTAAATTTAAGACAACTAGAAACAACCTAGTTTTCTCCACGTCAATAGATATACGTATCCATACAGCTATTCTTCTCCCATCCAGACTATTACTGTCGGTTCTAGATTCTCACTAGATCCACCGCATGAAAGCGGGTCACGGACTTCAAGTTCTTACTAACTTGTCACCGCCGGTCGGGAATTACACCCTGCCCCGAAGAATACACTATTCAATTCTAAGTAAAAGTGTAAAACTTCAGATAGTTAATGTCAAATAAAATAAATAAATTAATTAAGTACGTAGCTTGCCAATACGGTTTGAACTTCATATATATTTAAGCTTTTGTTAAACTGCTTTTGGAAAGGCACAGAATTACCAGATATCCAGATTTTTAACTCCGCATCTAAATCAAAACTTCCAGCAGTTTCAATACTAAAGTGAACTATATTTTTGTAAGGTATCGAATGGATTTCCATCTTTTTACCTGTTACACCTTGTTTATCTACTAGAATTAATCGCTTGTTCGTAAAGATAAATAAATCTCGAATAAGTTTGTACGTTCTCTCAATATTTTCTGATTCCGCTAAAACTTGCTGAAATTCTTCTTCAATCTTCCCGTTATCTACTTCGGATGCATTCCCCATAATACCATCAAAAAGACCCATGTAAATTCCTCCTAAAAGTTTAGTTATATAGGTAATTATACCATATGAGTAAATTTCCATTGCTTAATTTTATAAAAACGAATAATAAGACTGAATATAAATATTAATGTTCGGATTATTAGAATTACTTGGTTTTGATTGAAATGGAAGACGGCGACTCCTGCAGGATCAGCACGAGCTGAAAATCCACTAGGAAAAGGGGGTTTTTTTCCTAGTTAGTTGAAGCCGTGCCTGCGGAAAGCGCCGTCTGCAATGGAAATCAAACAGCAATACATTCGGATTTTATTAATTATGAAATTGATTCACATATAAAATATTTCACTTTTTTTATTGACGCTAAATTCTATCGTTAATTACAAACATAAAAAAGCTCTTATTGTGATCATTTTTCTCACAATAAAAGCTCTTAATAATGTTGTCTATAAGAACATTTGTATGATTAAGCCAGTAATGAGCAGTATAATTGCTCCACCTAAGCGAGAGGAGATTTGAGCGAATGGCATTAATTCCATACGTTTGGAAGCAGATAATACTGCTACATCTCCCGTACCTCCCATGTTGGCCATACATAATCCACCTGTAATAGCTGCCTCAATTGGGTAAAATCCTACGAGTTTACCTAGTAAACCTGCACCAAGTATTGCTCCTAGTACGACAGCAAATACAGTTAGAATATATTGAAGTGTCAATGCTTCGATTACTGTATTTAAATCAGTGTACGCAACCCCGATTCCGAATAACAGTGCTAATGTCCAGTTACTAGCTACAAACTGATACCACTGACTTGCACCATCTAAAACCGTTTTTGGTAAGATATTCGCAATTTTAGTTAAAGCTACTAAGATAATCATAATAGCATACGCATGAATTGGTAAGAAATCACCTAACACAGAGCCAATTGTAAAGAAAGCAATTGCTGCAAGCAACCCTGCTCCCATTAATTTAATATCATATTTTTGTTCCTTTTTCTCTTCCGTTACTCCTTCAATAATTTGCCCGTTCCCTGTTAAAGAAGGATATTTCTTTCCAATTAAATTTAGTACACTAGCTAAAACAATCGCAAATACATTTCCTAGAGCTAGTGCAGGTACTAACATGGAGATATAGTAACTTGGACTGTTGCCTAATAGTTCTGAATAGATTTGACTCATCGGAACAGCGCCTGCTCCCATGCCTCCACCCATAATCGGTAACGTTAAAACAAGTATTGCGTCTTGAATCGTGAATCCTACAATGCTACCAATAATAGCTGCTAAAATAATCGCACCAATGATTGCTCCGAAGATAGGAACAAAGAAACGGACACCAACTTTAACTAATAGCTTAGAGCTCATTCCCAAAATACTTCCGGTAATAAGTGCTGCAATATAAAAATCAAGAAAACCGCCAGTTGTCATAAAATCAGTAACGCCTGTAACGACATACTCTGGCAATATACCGCTATATACCATAAACGCAGAGCCGAATATCGCGACAATTGCTCCCCCACCAAGGAAGGTACGTACGATTGGCGTTCTATCTCCGACGAATCCTAATAGTTCACCAATTACAATCATGACAAGTAAACTACCAATCATACCAGCTGGAAGGCTACCAGAATATATTGCGATAATCGTTATTGCTGAAAATAGAAGAAACCATAACACTGGCAATCCAAATATTTTCACTCCGGTTTGTGGAAGGGAAACTGTATTATTTTTTGTTGTATTCGTTTTCATTTCTGTAGAATCTTTCATTCTATTCACCTTTCTCATTCACTTTTGTTTTTTGAAGAGCCTCCCTATAAAAGATAAGGAAGACTCTTCCCCTCTTACATTAACTTACAGAGCTTGTTTCTTTTTCTGTTGAATAGCACTCGACATAACAGCTTGCGCAACACGTTCTGCCGCTCTCTCATCCAAGGCATTTGGGATTACCTTATCTTTAGAAACTTCCTGATCATTTAGTACATTCGCAATCCCATAAGCTGCAGCAACCTTCATTTCGGTAGTAATGTCCCTTGCTCCCGCATCAATTGCTCCTCGGAATATTCCTGGAAATGCAAGTAAATTATTGACTTGATTCGGATAATCAGAGCGCCCCGTTGCCACGACTGCTGCACCAGCTTCTATCGCCTCTTCTGGATAGATTTCTGGAATTGGATTCGCAAGTGCAAAGATAATCGGATCCTTCGCCATTGTTTGAATATGTTCTTTCTTTAATGCTCCTGGACCGGATACACCGATGAATACATCCGCCTCTGTAATCGCATCTTTTAAAGTACCGCGAACATTATCTTTATTAGTTACTTCTGCCATTTCTGCTTGCATCGGATTCAACCATTCTTCGCCTTTTGCTACAACGCCTTCTAAGCTTACTAATGTGATATTTGTCAATCCGGCATGATAGAGTAGCTTCGCTATGGCAATTCCTGCTGCACCAGCACCATTAATCACAATTTTAATTGGACGAGTTTGTTTGTTTACCACTTTTAATGCATTCGTTAATGCTGCTAGAACAACAATTGCAGTTCCATGCTGATCATCGTGGAATACTGGAATATCTAATTCTTCTTTCAGACGTTTTTCAATTTCAAAGCAGCGAGGAGCTGCAATATCTTCAAGATTAATCCCAGCAAAAGTTGGTCCCATTGCTTTTACAATATTTACAATTTCATCTACATCCGTAGTATCTAAACAAATAGGAAACCCATCAATGTTAGCGAATTTCTTGAATAATAATGCTTTTCCTTCCATCACAGGCATTGCTGCTTTTGGTCCAATATTTCCTAGGCCAAGTACTGCTGTACCGTCTGTTACAATCCCTACCATGTTTCCCCGAGATGTAAGTGTATTGATTTTTTTCGGATCGTCTGCAATCTGTTTACATACATCCGCAACCCCAGGTGTATACACAAGACTTAAATCGTCTTCACTATTTATTTCCATTTTCCCTGTGATTTCTAGCTTTCCTTTATGTTTATAATGAAGTTCAATTGCTTCATCTTTTAAATTTTTATTTACCACTATAATTACCCCCACCGTAATCGCTTTCAATTCGATTTCATATTTATTATAAATATTTGACAAAAAATTGAACGGTTTTGAAACTATTAAAAGGGTTTTGAAATTAAAAAAAGCAGCCAATTCTAAATTAGTTGCTTACATACGGATGTAAGTGATGGTCATTTTCTCTTTTATACTGATACGAATAGACTGGTCGTCCTATCCCATATGTCATCTTCTCTTCGATCCAATCAATGTCTACTAAGAACTTTAAATATTTACGTATAGATACACGGGAAATATTGGTTTGTTCTGCTAATTCATCTGTAGAGAAAAACGCGCCATGCTGTCGCCTGATTTCGGATACGATGACTTGTAACGTTGACTCTGTCAGACCTTTTGGCAACATTTTTTCTGATTCACTCGCTTCTTCTTCCACATGCATAAACTTGTCCAGTTCCTTTTGAGTCATACCTTCTTTGTCCATTAATAATTCTTGTTTTTCTTTATAAACAAGAAGTGATTGTTCTAATCGTTCAAATTCAAATGGTTTGATTAAATAATCTACAGCACCAAATCGTAGGGCTTGCCGTATACGTTCTTTATCTGATGCGGCAGTTATTAATATCACATCCACTTCCACATCCTTACTTCGAATATAAGAAAGTAGCGCTAATCCATTTTCATCTGGCATATACACATCCAGCAATAATAATTCAACTGTTTGTTGTTCCAAGATTTTCTTCGCTTCGGTTGTATTCGTTGCTATTGCTGTTACTTCGAATCCATCGATCAGCTGAATATATCTATTATTAAACTCCGCTACCATTGGATCATCTTCCACAATTAGTACCCGAATCATCGTATATCTCTCCTTATCTTATAAGGAACTTCAACTTCAAAAATAGTTCCAGCTTCAAGCGTTTCAAAACGCAGGGATCCACCCAAAGCTTCTACGCTCTGTTTTACTAAATACAAACCATACCCACGATTATTTCCTTTTGTGGAATATCCTTTTTGAAACATCTGCTGTTGTGTATTTTCATCTATACCAACACCATAATCTTGAATTCCAATATAGAGCCAATCGTTTTTATAGCTTACATACATATCAATTGTTCGGTTTTCTTTGGATATTATTGCATCGATTGCATTATCTATTAAATTGCCGATAACAGTAATTAATTTATGAACAACTTGATTATCGGGAACGGCAGGTATTTCTTCTGCAATATCTATTTGAAGATTAACATCTCTTTCCCTTGCATCGCTTAGTTTGCCTAGAAGAAATCCAGCCAAAATCGAGTCTTTTACATTCTTAACGACGTGATTGAGTTCTTCATTACGCTGATTAACAATTTGTTTAATATAGTCATCTAACTCATCGTAACTTTTTGTCGTTACCATGCCATTAATCACATGTAATTTGTTCATAAATTCATGAGACTGTGCACGTAATGCTTCTGCATACAGCTTAACACCTGATAATTGTTTGGCTAATTGTTTTAGTTCCGTTAAATCTCTAAAAGTAGAAATAGCACCTACCACTTCGTCATTCACTACGATTGGCATACGATTTGCCAAAATCGTCACTCCATTTATTTTCTGTTCAACATCCATCGCAGGTTGTTTACTTTCTAAAATTTCTTCTAAATGGGAGTGAGGAAGAACTTGTTCTACGCTTTTCCCAACAGGAGATTCAGTAATTCCTGCTTTTTCAAAAACTTTCATCGCTGCTTTATTTACTATCGTTATTTTATGGTCTGTATCGATGGTAATAATACCTTCTCTAGCAGACTCTAACGTAGCACTTCTTTCTTTTAACATCTTAGCAATCTGAAACGGCTCTAGTCCAAATAATATCCGCTTAATATAACGAGCAATAAACCAAGCTCCCAAGATTCCAATAATTAAACCAACAATCGAACTAATTAGATTGCTGATATGGTTGTTATAGATGACATCATTTATTTCTTGTAATGATATCCCCACCGATACTGCGCCAATTTGTTCGCCGTCTCCATTAAATATCGGCGAAAAAGCGCGTAATGAGTCCCCAAGCGTTCCCTCCGATATGGAAATATGCTCGATACCTTGTTCTAATACTGTATCTTCATCTCCTCCTACAAAGGGTTTTCCAATTAACTCCGAGTTCGGATGTGACTTACGTATACCATTCATATCCATTACTACAATAAATGTTAAATCCGTGGAGCGACTTATTTCATTCGTATATTCTTGTATATGTTTTTCCTCATCTTTATTCTGTAGTCCATTAATTACCCATTCGGACTTGGCCATTGTTCGAGAAATAATCACTGCTTTCTCTTCAATATTTTCTTTAAGCCGTTCACCCGTTGCATAATTAATTAACAGATCATTGGTAATGAGAACAATAATAACAACTAAACAAACAAGCGTTGTTATCAATACGCTAAGGCGTGTTTTTTTCTTACCCATCGATATTTCCCCCAAGATTATTATCACTTTATGCTATCATAGAAAATTCATATAAGAGTAGTGATCAACGAAACTTGTTTAGGTATTAGTAAAGAGTCTACATTCTTCACCAATGAGTATCCGGAAGAGTCGTTGTTAAGTTGTAAATTTTAAATAAAAGTTAATACAATTAATCTAAGATAATTGGAATGAATGCCTTTGTAAAGACGCTCACCTTGTGGTGTGGCGGTTGAGATTTGAAAAGAGGACCACGGATTACCCCGGCACAATCCGCGTTTTCTCCTAGCCCAATCCCAGAGGGCATTTCGTGGTCTAGAATTTAGAAATGTTATTGTACATTTGCGAGGGAATTCTTTAGTTTTTTGGTTATGAGAGCTGGTCTATTGACCACTTTTTTGCTTTTCTTTAGATTTTTTGTTTATGAGAGCCGGTCTATTGACCAATTTTTTTGCTTTTCTTTAGTTATTTAGGTTTTGAGACCTGCTCTATTTACCATCCCAATGATTTTCTCTAGTTGTTTTGGGTTTTTACAACTGCTTTACCTTTGAAAGAGATTTATCCAAATCGATATAAAGCTCCTGAAAA encodes:
- a CDS encoding riboflavin synthase, with protein sequence MFTGVVQTIGQVTNVEKRRETIQLVIHTTESQLLHYNVGDSMAVNGVCLTATKVAEDTFMADVMPETFRSTNLQYVSIGSSVNLERAMRATDRFEGHIVAGHVDSTITVKRTWKDQNAYYMSFTLPIPYAQEVIAKGSVTLDGTSLTVVEKSSHTFTISLIPHSQQASILSQRRVGDYVNMETDMLAKYILQANKQTLSQSFLQENGF
- a CDS encoding PH domain-containing protein, encoding MGLFDGIMGNASEVDNGKIEEEFQQVLAESENIERTYKLIRDLFIFTNKRLILVDKQGVTGKKMEIHSIPYKNIVHFSIETAGSFDLDAELKIWISGNSVPFQKQFNKSLNIYEVQTVLASYVLN
- a CDS encoding 2-hydroxycarboxylate transporter family protein, which encodes MKDSTEMKTNTTKNNTVSLPQTGVKIFGLPVLWFLLFSAITIIAIYSGSLPAGMIGSLLVMIVIGELLGFVGDRTPIVRTFLGGGAIVAIFGSAFMVYSGILPEYVVTGVTDFMTTGGFLDFYIAALITGSILGMSSKLLVKVGVRFFVPIFGAIIGAIILAAIIGSIVGFTIQDAILVLTLPIMGGGMGAGAVPMSQIYSELLGNSPSYYISMLVPALALGNVFAIVLASVLNLIGKKYPSLTGNGQIIEGVTEEKKEQKYDIKLMGAGLLAAIAFFTIGSVLGDFLPIHAYAIMIILVALTKIANILPKTVLDGASQWYQFVASNWTLALLFGIGVAYTDLNTVIEALTLQYILTVFAVVLGAILGAGLLGKLVGFYPIEAAITGGLCMANMGGTGDVAVLSASKRMELMPFAQISSRLGGAIILLITGLIIQMFL
- a CDS encoding NAD(P)-dependent malic enzyme; the protein is MVNKNLKDEAIELHYKHKGKLEITGKMEINSEDDLSLVYTPGVADVCKQIADDPKKINTLTSRGNMVGIVTDGTAVLGLGNIGPKAAMPVMEGKALLFKKFANIDGFPICLDTTDVDEIVNIVKAMGPTFAGINLEDIAAPRCFEIEKRLKEELDIPVFHDDQHGTAIVVLAALTNALKVVNKQTRPIKIVINGAGAAGIAIAKLLYHAGLTNITLVSLEGVVAKGEEWLNPMQAEMAEVTNKDNVRGTLKDAITEADVFIGVSGPGALKKEHIQTMAKDPIIFALANPIPEIYPEEAIEAGAAVVATGRSDYPNQVNNLLAFPGIFRGAIDAGARDITTEMKVAAAYGIANVLNDQEVSKDKVIPNALDERAAERVAQAVMSSAIQQKKKQAL
- a CDS encoding response regulator, with the protein product MIRVLIVEDDPMVAEFNNRYIQLIDGFEVTAIATNTTEAKKILEQQTVELLLLDVYMPDENGLALLSYIRSKDVEVDVILITAASDKERIRQALRFGAVDYLIKPFEFERLEQSLLVYKEKQELLMDKEGMTQKELDKFMHVEEEASESEKMLPKGLTESTLQVIVSEIRRQHGAFFSTDELAEQTNISRVSIRKYLKFLVDIDWIEEKMTYGIGRPVYSYQYKRENDHHLHPYVSN
- a CDS encoding sensor histidine kinase; translation: MGKKKTRLSVLITTLVCLVVIIVLITNDLLINYATGERLKENIEEKAVIISRTMAKSEWVINGLQNKDEEKHIQEYTNEISRSTDLTFIVVMDMNGIRKSHPNSELIGKPFVGGDEDTVLEQGIEHISISEGTLGDSLRAFSPIFNGDGEQIGAVSVGISLQEINDVIYNNHISNLISSIVGLIIGILGAWFIARYIKRILFGLEPFQIAKMLKERSATLESAREGIITIDTDHKITIVNKAAMKVFEKAGITESPVGKSVEQVLPHSHLEEILESKQPAMDVEQKINGVTILANRMPIVVNDEVVGAISTFRDLTELKQLAKQLSGVKLYAEALRAQSHEFMNKLHVINGMVTTKSYDELDDYIKQIVNQRNEELNHVVKNVKDSILAGFLLGKLSDARERDVNLQIDIAEEIPAVPDNQVVHKLITVIGNLIDNAIDAIISKENRTIDMYVSYKNDWLYIGIQDYGVGIDENTQQQMFQKGYSTKGNNRGYGLYLVKQSVEALGGSLRFETLEAGTIFEVEVPYKIRRDIR